A single Ammospiza caudacuta isolate bAmmCau1 chromosome 14, bAmmCau1.pri, whole genome shotgun sequence DNA region contains:
- the KIAA1210 gene encoding acrosomal protein KIAA1210 homolog isoform X1 translates to MHTLLPGSTMAGFYGCLKSDNDYIMATRPTEVTQSPGDSVEECTGKKKSKFQTFKNFFAKKKRKEPPAPRGESNLKPCQSISDVSIAVLNTAALHSPGEAGPKGSMGNKALSHDSVFILESAPGNATGDVLSQENRAGRVRTLQLQLQQNVKLGSPPLVITGKKLEDAGAVSEDDGLPRSPPEISTLHGVLTDSPNKSSNPVQRHSSLSLGGTDSEDEQIPSGASSRPISPSSSGTQGTPVSGGSSSLPVDFTSPASPLGCLDTSAARHRIAINPRRQRGFTSKHLLPLQVKQLENETCLLATPGRKGNSTELLESGKHKSDGEGLPAQVGPCAKGGGFKETPGVKSPTDAAPDSCDPTPVAEDPCALLQEHGSLTGVRHPCKGATLLLRPEPSPVNLQGHHGAGVMCSADGSAHESKTHPQSTSAEAPALPELQQLEGEAAVSPDIPTADSFSLGVETSGMGILPGVAPSSSVNSVDSHINAQEKGDPLFSGKEEFCFGTAGNHSSHAVSDAPQAAVADTESCSDIKKGADLRSEKSSVAKNDKETCEIMEFQLSKDSVEKKIDPAASVSEAVCVVPCSKLEVCSKAEMVPASKGNQGSQQGNTSCISGKLSIGCLASSSLAGLKSNISSDAESKEHQVSTAASHRKAAERSQSSDENVKTPLKTASARPVRFTIAPAWQRSLSGGSNSKEDSYSRSSPTSPIRPEFFEGMTKEPSCFDAALQESAKTNSERFDRDCKDRDLHLNSFMEWADHETQNFESPFGVRLRRTSSLLKYQTESRVKPLKLLPPAAPAAASASVKEDQKLMGTGKPPPSLPVHTKSVVKKPDLLEDKNPAKARSEEVAKKQNGYKPSEKVSPYLETASSEPAWVSMAKLKRKGFQDHPLAKEHKDKTLAKVDQGEPGLCVGANTLKKRMPPSSQDKKTQRKTGVSAAAGKFGPMSQEASVVPAVGKEARHSPNLPMTPCSPAEPPWLSLAKKKAKAWSEMPQIVQ, encoded by the exons gaaagaaaaaatccaaatttcagACGTTCAAGAACTTTTTtgccaagaagaaaaggaaagaaccTCCAGCTCCCAGGGGAGAGAGTAATTTAAAACCTTGCCAGTCCATCAGCGATGTCAGCATCGCTGTGCTCAACACTGCTGCACTTCATTCACCGGGGGAGGCTGG GCCCAAGGGTAGCATGGGGAACAAAGCCTTGTCCCACGACAGTGTCTTCATTTTGGAGTCTGCACCAGGAAATGCGACAGGTGATGTCTTGTCTCAGgaaaacagagctgggagagtGAGAACTTTGCAG CTTCAGCTTCAGCAGAATGTCAAACTTGGATCACCTCCTCTTGTTATAACTGGGAAAAAACTGGAAGATGCAGGTGCTGTTTCTGAAGATGATGGTTTACCTAGGAGCCCTCCTGAAATTTCAACCCTTCATGGAGTCCTGACAGATTCGCCAAACAAG TCCTCCAACCCTGTTCAGCGTCATAGCTCTTTGAGTTTAGGAGGGACAGACAGTGAAGATGAACAG ATCCCTTCTGGGGCTTCCTCCAGGCCCATCAGTCCTTCATCCTCTGGCACCCAGGGCACCCCCGtgtcaggaggcagcagctccctccctgtgGATTTCACCAGCCCTGCCAGTCCCCTGGGCTGCCTGGACACGTCCGCAGCCAGGCACAGGATTGCCATCAACCCGCGCAGGCAGAGGGGCTTCACCAGCAAGCACCTGCTGCCCCTCCAG gtgaaacagctggaaaatgaaacTTGTCTTCTTGCAACAccaggaaggaagggaaattcAACAGAATTACTTGAGAGTGGCAAACATAAAAGTGATGGGGAAG GATTACCAGCCCAGGTGGGACCCTGTGCAAAGGGAGGTGGTTTTAAGGAGACACCAGGTGTGAAATCCCCCACTGATGCTGCCCCTGACTCCTGTGATCCCACACCTGTGGCAGAAGACCCCTGTGCTTTGCTGCAGGAGCATGGGAGCCTTACTGGTGTGCGCCATCCCTGCAAAGGAGCCACACTCCTCCTGAGGCCTGAGCCTTCTCCTGTGAACCTACAAGGACACCACGGTGCAGGAGTGATGTGCTCTGCAGATGGGTCTGCTCATGAATCAAAAACACATCCTCAAAGTACCAGTGCTGAAGCCCCTGCActtccagagctgcagcagcttgaaggagaagctgctgtgTCTCCAGACATACCCACAGCTGACTCGTTCAGCCTTGGTGTGGAAACATCTGGCATGGGTATATTGCCAGGTGTTGCACCAAGTTCCTCAGTAAATTCTGTGGATTCACACATTAATGCCCAGGAAAAGGGGGATCCCCTGTTCAGTGGCAAAGAAGAATTCTGCTTTGGTACTGCTGGGAATCATTCCAGCCATGCTGTCTCAGATGCTCCACAAGCTGCAGTAGCTGACACGGAGTCTTGTTCTGACATCAAGAAAGGGGCTGATTTGAGGTCTGAAAAGAGTTCAGTAGCAAAAAATGACAAAGAAACTTGTGAAATTATGGAATTTCAGTTATCCAAGGACagtgtagaaaaaaaaatagacccTGCTGCATCTGTCTCAGAAGCAGTTTGTGTGGTACCTTGCAGTAAATTGGAAGTATGTTCTAAAGCAGAAATGGTTCCTGCTTCAAAGGGTAACCAAGGCAGTCAACAGGGCAACACATCTTGCATTTCTGGAAAACTTTCCATTGGGTGTCTTGCCTCTTCAAGTTTGGCTGGCTTGAAGAGTAATATATCTTCTGATGCTGAGAGTAAGGAGCACCAGGTAAGCactgcagcttctcacagaaaagcagcagaacgCAGCCAATCATCAGATGAAAATGTAAAAACTCCACTGAAGACTGCTTCTGCTAGACCAGTCAGATTCACCATTGCACCAGCATGGCAAAGGTCTCTCTCAGGGGGTTCAAACTCAAAGGAAGATTCTTATTCCAGAAGTTCTCCAACATCCCCTATAAGACCAGAGTTCTTTGAAGGAATGACAAAAGAGCCCTCATGTTTtgatgcagctctgcaggaatcAGCAAAAACCAACTCAGAGAGATTTGATCGAGATTGTAAGGACAGAGATCTGCACTTGAATTCTTTCATGGAGTGGGCTGACCACGAAACACAGAACTTTGAGAGCCCATTTGGGGTCAGACTAAGAAGAACATCATCTTTACTGAAATACCAGACCGAAAGCCGTGTCAAGCCCCTGAAGCTgctccctccagctgctccagctgctgcttctgcttcagTCAAGGAGGATCAGAAACTGATGGGCACTGGGAAGCCTCCTCCAAGCCTTCCTGTCCATACAAAATCAGTTGTTAAAAAACCAGATCTCCTAGAAGACAAAAAtcctgccaaggcaagatcaGAAGAAGTGGCAAAGAAGCAAAATGGTTATAAACCTTCAG AAAAAGTCTCTCCATATTTGGAAACTGCTTCCTCTGAACCAGCTTGGGTCTCCATGGCAAAGCTGAAACGAAAGGGTTTCCAGGACCACCCTCTTGCCAAAGAACATAAAGACAAAACTTTGGCCAAAGTGGATCAAGGGGAG ccagggctctgtgttGGTGCGAACACTCTGAAGAAGAGGatgcctcccagctctcaggacaagaaaacacaaagaaagactggtgtgtctgcagcagcag GTAAATTTGGACCAATGTCTCAGGAAGCTTCTGTGGTTCCTGCTGTTGGAAAGGAAGCCAGGCACTCCCCTAACCTGCCAATGACACCCTGCAGTCCTGCTGAAcctccctggctgtccctggccaAGAAGAAAGCCAAAGCATGGAGTGAAATGCCCCAGATTGTACAATAG
- the KIAA1210 gene encoding acrosomal protein KIAA1210 homolog isoform X2 translates to MHTLLPGSTMAGFYGCLKSDNDYIMATRPTEVTQSPGDSVEECTGKKKSKFQTFKNFFAKKKRKEPPAPRGESNLKPCQSISDVSIAVLNTAALHSPGEAGPKGSMGNKALSHDSVFILESAPGNATGDVLSQENRAGRVRTLQLQLQQNVKLGSPPLVITGKKLEDAGAVSEDDGLPRSPPEISTLHGVLTDSPNKIPSGASSRPISPSSSGTQGTPVSGGSSSLPVDFTSPASPLGCLDTSAARHRIAINPRRQRGFTSKHLLPLQVKQLENETCLLATPGRKGNSTELLESGKHKSDGEGLPAQVGPCAKGGGFKETPGVKSPTDAAPDSCDPTPVAEDPCALLQEHGSLTGVRHPCKGATLLLRPEPSPVNLQGHHGAGVMCSADGSAHESKTHPQSTSAEAPALPELQQLEGEAAVSPDIPTADSFSLGVETSGMGILPGVAPSSSVNSVDSHINAQEKGDPLFSGKEEFCFGTAGNHSSHAVSDAPQAAVADTESCSDIKKGADLRSEKSSVAKNDKETCEIMEFQLSKDSVEKKIDPAASVSEAVCVVPCSKLEVCSKAEMVPASKGNQGSQQGNTSCISGKLSIGCLASSSLAGLKSNISSDAESKEHQVSTAASHRKAAERSQSSDENVKTPLKTASARPVRFTIAPAWQRSLSGGSNSKEDSYSRSSPTSPIRPEFFEGMTKEPSCFDAALQESAKTNSERFDRDCKDRDLHLNSFMEWADHETQNFESPFGVRLRRTSSLLKYQTESRVKPLKLLPPAAPAAASASVKEDQKLMGTGKPPPSLPVHTKSVVKKPDLLEDKNPAKARSEEVAKKQNGYKPSEKVSPYLETASSEPAWVSMAKLKRKGFQDHPLAKEHKDKTLAKVDQGEPGLCVGANTLKKRMPPSSQDKKTQRKTGVSAAAGKFGPMSQEASVVPAVGKEARHSPNLPMTPCSPAEPPWLSLAKKKAKAWSEMPQIVQ, encoded by the exons gaaagaaaaaatccaaatttcagACGTTCAAGAACTTTTTtgccaagaagaaaaggaaagaaccTCCAGCTCCCAGGGGAGAGAGTAATTTAAAACCTTGCCAGTCCATCAGCGATGTCAGCATCGCTGTGCTCAACACTGCTGCACTTCATTCACCGGGGGAGGCTGG GCCCAAGGGTAGCATGGGGAACAAAGCCTTGTCCCACGACAGTGTCTTCATTTTGGAGTCTGCACCAGGAAATGCGACAGGTGATGTCTTGTCTCAGgaaaacagagctgggagagtGAGAACTTTGCAG CTTCAGCTTCAGCAGAATGTCAAACTTGGATCACCTCCTCTTGTTATAACTGGGAAAAAACTGGAAGATGCAGGTGCTGTTTCTGAAGATGATGGTTTACCTAGGAGCCCTCCTGAAATTTCAACCCTTCATGGAGTCCTGACAGATTCGCCAAACAAG ATCCCTTCTGGGGCTTCCTCCAGGCCCATCAGTCCTTCATCCTCTGGCACCCAGGGCACCCCCGtgtcaggaggcagcagctccctccctgtgGATTTCACCAGCCCTGCCAGTCCCCTGGGCTGCCTGGACACGTCCGCAGCCAGGCACAGGATTGCCATCAACCCGCGCAGGCAGAGGGGCTTCACCAGCAAGCACCTGCTGCCCCTCCAG gtgaaacagctggaaaatgaaacTTGTCTTCTTGCAACAccaggaaggaagggaaattcAACAGAATTACTTGAGAGTGGCAAACATAAAAGTGATGGGGAAG GATTACCAGCCCAGGTGGGACCCTGTGCAAAGGGAGGTGGTTTTAAGGAGACACCAGGTGTGAAATCCCCCACTGATGCTGCCCCTGACTCCTGTGATCCCACACCTGTGGCAGAAGACCCCTGTGCTTTGCTGCAGGAGCATGGGAGCCTTACTGGTGTGCGCCATCCCTGCAAAGGAGCCACACTCCTCCTGAGGCCTGAGCCTTCTCCTGTGAACCTACAAGGACACCACGGTGCAGGAGTGATGTGCTCTGCAGATGGGTCTGCTCATGAATCAAAAACACATCCTCAAAGTACCAGTGCTGAAGCCCCTGCActtccagagctgcagcagcttgaaggagaagctgctgtgTCTCCAGACATACCCACAGCTGACTCGTTCAGCCTTGGTGTGGAAACATCTGGCATGGGTATATTGCCAGGTGTTGCACCAAGTTCCTCAGTAAATTCTGTGGATTCACACATTAATGCCCAGGAAAAGGGGGATCCCCTGTTCAGTGGCAAAGAAGAATTCTGCTTTGGTACTGCTGGGAATCATTCCAGCCATGCTGTCTCAGATGCTCCACAAGCTGCAGTAGCTGACACGGAGTCTTGTTCTGACATCAAGAAAGGGGCTGATTTGAGGTCTGAAAAGAGTTCAGTAGCAAAAAATGACAAAGAAACTTGTGAAATTATGGAATTTCAGTTATCCAAGGACagtgtagaaaaaaaaatagacccTGCTGCATCTGTCTCAGAAGCAGTTTGTGTGGTACCTTGCAGTAAATTGGAAGTATGTTCTAAAGCAGAAATGGTTCCTGCTTCAAAGGGTAACCAAGGCAGTCAACAGGGCAACACATCTTGCATTTCTGGAAAACTTTCCATTGGGTGTCTTGCCTCTTCAAGTTTGGCTGGCTTGAAGAGTAATATATCTTCTGATGCTGAGAGTAAGGAGCACCAGGTAAGCactgcagcttctcacagaaaagcagcagaacgCAGCCAATCATCAGATGAAAATGTAAAAACTCCACTGAAGACTGCTTCTGCTAGACCAGTCAGATTCACCATTGCACCAGCATGGCAAAGGTCTCTCTCAGGGGGTTCAAACTCAAAGGAAGATTCTTATTCCAGAAGTTCTCCAACATCCCCTATAAGACCAGAGTTCTTTGAAGGAATGACAAAAGAGCCCTCATGTTTtgatgcagctctgcaggaatcAGCAAAAACCAACTCAGAGAGATTTGATCGAGATTGTAAGGACAGAGATCTGCACTTGAATTCTTTCATGGAGTGGGCTGACCACGAAACACAGAACTTTGAGAGCCCATTTGGGGTCAGACTAAGAAGAACATCATCTTTACTGAAATACCAGACCGAAAGCCGTGTCAAGCCCCTGAAGCTgctccctccagctgctccagctgctgcttctgcttcagTCAAGGAGGATCAGAAACTGATGGGCACTGGGAAGCCTCCTCCAAGCCTTCCTGTCCATACAAAATCAGTTGTTAAAAAACCAGATCTCCTAGAAGACAAAAAtcctgccaaggcaagatcaGAAGAAGTGGCAAAGAAGCAAAATGGTTATAAACCTTCAG AAAAAGTCTCTCCATATTTGGAAACTGCTTCCTCTGAACCAGCTTGGGTCTCCATGGCAAAGCTGAAACGAAAGGGTTTCCAGGACCACCCTCTTGCCAAAGAACATAAAGACAAAACTTTGGCCAAAGTGGATCAAGGGGAG ccagggctctgtgttGGTGCGAACACTCTGAAGAAGAGGatgcctcccagctctcaggacaagaaaacacaaagaaagactggtgtgtctgcagcagcag GTAAATTTGGACCAATGTCTCAGGAAGCTTCTGTGGTTCCTGCTGTTGGAAAGGAAGCCAGGCACTCCCCTAACCTGCCAATGACACCCTGCAGTCCTGCTGAAcctccctggctgtccctggccaAGAAGAAAGCCAAAGCATGGAGTGAAATGCCCCAGATTGTACAATAG